The sequence GCGGTCCTTCCCCCCCGCCCGACGCCCGCCTCTTCATATCTCGGCATAGCGCTGCAAGCATCAACAAATCCTCACAATGGCCGCTCGAGCACCGCCTGCTGGCCGACCCGGCCTCAACACCCGCTTTGCGCAGTTTAAGCTCGTCCTTTTGGGTGCGTTTGCCAAACAATCAATCGAACAAGACAATACACAAGTGTGCTAACGTAACTTTTGCGACAGGCGAGTCTGCTGTTGGAAAGGTAACTTTTGCCACATTTGACTTGCGGCGCCGAGCACGGAGAAGCTAATGTATTGGTGCAGAGTTCAATAGTCCTTCGTTTTGTTAAGGTATGCTACGCACCCGATGCCTTGAAGCCCTTGGGCCAGTATCGCTAATTTGCTTGTCAGGATCAATTCGACTCCTTCAGAGAATCCACCATTGGAGCGGCTTTCCTTACTCAGACCATCTCCCTCGATGAGAACACGACGGTCAAGTTTGAGATTTGGGATACGGCCGGCCAGGAGCGATACAAGTCGCTTGCCCCCATGTACTACCGAAATGCCAACTGTGCCGTTGTTGTATATGATATCACGCAATCTGTACGTTGAAAAATGATCCCGGAGATGGGCAGTTTTGGTTTGGCTTCGTACTAACTCCTGGATTACAGGCATCACTAGATAAAGCGAAGGCGTGGGTAAAAGAACTGCAGCGCCAAGCAAATGAGAACATTATCATTGCGCTTGCTGGAAACAAACTTGATTTGGTCAACGAACAGCCCGATAAGCGAGCCATCCCAACTGCAGATGCCGAGGCCTACGCCCGAGAGGCcggccttctcttcttcgagaCGTCTGCCAAGACTGCTGAGAACGTGCGCGAACTTTTCACCGCCATTGCAAAGAAGCTTCCCTTGGACCAAGCCGGACCTAGACACGCGCGGCCTGGCCAGCGACCTGGTGTCAGCCTCGCACCAGAGAATTCCAACACTAATGTCAACGGACCATGCGGCTGCTAAACGATACATAACACGATGCTACGGCTGGACGTTTAATGATGCCTATGTACCCTACGTCCAGCAATGAATGCGTGGGAGTGATCATTCAGGTTCAGGTTCAGGCCGGGATAGACTGACAGCAATGATTCAAAACCTTGGCTTGCGTTGCGCAAGTCCGGGGTGCGTCGTAAATTTCTCGGAGTCTTGGGTTTGGAGGGTATTGGCTGACGATTTATTCTTTTtggaccttttttttctcccccctttttaaTATGCACCCTTGATATTTTTGTGCCCTGTCCTGACGCACTGGGATTTGCAAAGAGAGAGTTAGAGTAGTTACTCTCATAAATGGGCATGTTCTGAGCTACAAGATGCCCCGTGGAGGATTATGAGATACGGGAACGATGTGTATTCTGTCCTTCCGAGAATATGACTGAGCGTCTAATAGATTGCTGCTTTGATTAGAGTTGAGGCTTGtgatttccttttctcttgaaTGTGCTTCATCGGTGGGATGCAAATATGCTCCCGTAGAAGCCGGGAACTCGTATGAGCCGGTGGATCGATGTATCAAAGGTCGAGAaaaactactaggtagtgcCATGTATGCACGGTCTAAACTGCGCTTTAGAATAACAAAGGCTGGGCGTGGCTgcgcaaaagaagaagaacaaagatGGGACGAAAATTGAATGATTTAACGAAACACAAATGTTCAATGTATGCCCGTTGAATTTTAATATTCCTATTTTTAACAAAGCCATGAACGCATTACTGGTATGGCGTTGCGTCACGGACCCGGTTCCTGCCGGCAGTCCAGTCTGGAGCTCCCATTAGCCGAACTTTTGCCCTGAGCGTTTATTGTTCCATGGGTCAACTTTTGGGCTTGGCATCCAGATCCAACCTCATCCACTCGCCTTTTGCTGGCCATTGCAATTCCAATGTTGCGGTCATCGCTTCGGTCAGCGAGATTGCTAGGCGGCAAGCCCGTTGCGGCTGCCGCCGGGCGCCAATGGTCTGTTGCCGCGTCGCAACGAGCGCCCATGCTGGCCAAGGTAGGTCCCGCAATGCACCTTTAGAATCCCGAGGGGAAATTTTGCGACTGACGAGCCGATGCGTATAGAGATTCTATGCCGACCAGAAAACGCCCCCTGTCCTGCCCACGTCCGAGACCCTGAGCTCTGAACgcactcctcctcctcctgctcagGGCCCCGTCGACACGACCATCACGTCGGCAGAAATTCCTCccacgccgccgccacctcctCCTACGTCCACCAGCGCGGCGCCCAAGTCCAGCCCGcctcccaagaagaagaagggtttTTTCAGAAGGCTGAGGAACTTTATCTTCACCCTTATGGTGCTT comes from Trichoderma asperellum chromosome 3, complete sequence and encodes:
- the YPT5 gene encoding GTPase Ypt5, translated to MAARAPPAGRPGLNTRFAQFKLVLLGESAVGKSSIVLRFVKDQFDSFRESTIGAAFLTQTISLDENTTVKFEIWDTAGQERYKSLAPMYYRNANCAVVVYDITQSASLDKAKAWVKELQRQANENIIIALAGNKLDLVNEQPDKRAIPTADAEAYAREAGLLFFETSAKTAENVRELFTAIAKKLPLDQAGPRHARPGQRPGVSLAPENSNTNVNGPCGC